In one Umezawaea sp. Da 62-37 genomic region, the following are encoded:
- a CDS encoding AAA family ATPase codes for MGSAIDPEAHPAITAGRRNEIGRLTEVLGRLKTGRPQVVEIQGEPGIGKTRLLEELARMAADRGMESVSGRAGEYERDVPFGIVAEALDRLAGAGGDAETRAVVAALSPDPAAGAATGADRYRLYRTVRRMAVRFARPPGLVVLLDDLHWADGASLELLEHVLLDMPRIPLLVALAYRGHRVPPGLPAALAGTRADVTRLAPGPLGAADVAELLPGVSARRRRLLLAASGGNPLHLEALARVDERTVAAPDRTGQDAMPCRLRALLRTELRSLDPMRRLVAQAAAIAGDSAEPDLVTSIADAPEDEVSRALDDLVALGVVRTAGSRVRFRHPLVRAAAYRSAGPAWRIGGHRRAEEYLRARGGPLPLRAHHLSRSAPAGDDDVISTLVEAATAALDTAPAHAAEWTRTALRLLPDRAERRVEVLLLLARALGLTGRLAESRDVLHEVLATPGPRRAVAVRLRAVVDRLLGRLDEARALLEAESPDDPFERCRIVVELAATAVLRGDLAGCAAHARTAVGLGLELGDRGQVAAGTTLLGLAALHGAEITTARGHATDALRLVDGLSDAEMRDHLHVLPPLAWLELHLERYADSARHLNRGLAVARANGHTHVLPYLLIVDSALHARTGRLGQSRQRAEDARETSALIGSPETAAMADAVELRSALWQRGPEAAAELAGVRAKSLWWAQETDVFVATVHLFADRPGDAAEHIAPHVGDDPKDVVGLHAVRWCGSLAVAKARLGAPEEALDLAEHAQVLADAADLPFQRGSAHLTRSRVLAECGRHAAAVDAADAAVRRFTEARAPLYRAMAHEAAAVSLSAAGDPQRAHTEFGLARNGYAACDAGWLLTRVRDSESRLGALPPLSGRPDAVRTVDALSAREWEVARLVADGLTNREIAARLFLSAKTVETHLARMFTKLGVKSRVGVARRLSGSA; via the coding sequence GTGGGCAGCGCCATCGATCCGGAAGCCCATCCCGCCATAACAGCAGGTCGGCGAAATGAGATAGGCAGGCTCACCGAGGTGTTGGGCCGATTGAAGACCGGCCGTCCGCAAGTGGTGGAGATCCAAGGCGAACCCGGAATCGGCAAGACCCGATTACTCGAAGAACTCGCCCGAATGGCCGCGGACCGCGGAATGGAATCCGTATCGGGCCGAGCGGGGGAATACGAGCGCGACGTGCCCTTCGGGATTGTCGCCGAGGCGCTCGACCGGCTCGCGGGCGCCGGGGGCGACGCCGAGACGCGCGCGGTCGTGGCCGCCCTGTCCCCCGATCCGGCGGCCGGGGCGGCCACGGGCGCGGATCGGTACCGGCTGTACCGGACGGTCCGGCGGATGGCCGTCCGGTTCGCCCGGCCGCCCGGCCTTGTCGTGCTCCTGGACGACCTGCACTGGGCGGACGGGGCGTCGCTGGAACTGCTGGAGCACGTCCTGCTGGACATGCCGAGGATCCCGCTGCTGGTGGCGCTGGCCTACCGCGGCCACCGCGTGCCGCCGGGGCTGCCCGCCGCGCTGGCCGGGACGCGCGCGGACGTGACCCGGCTCGCGCCCGGCCCGCTGGGGGCGGCGGACGTGGCCGAACTGCTGCCGGGGGTGTCCGCGCGGCGCAGGCGGCTGCTGCTGGCGGCCAGCGGCGGCAACCCGCTCCACCTCGAAGCGCTGGCACGGGTGGACGAGCGGACCGTCGCCGCGCCCGACCGCACCGGCCAGGACGCGATGCCGTGCCGGTTGCGGGCGCTGCTGAGGACCGAACTGCGGTCGCTCGACCCGATGCGGCGGCTGGTCGCGCAGGCCGCCGCCATCGCGGGCGACTCCGCGGAGCCGGACCTGGTCACCAGCATCGCCGACGCGCCGGAGGACGAGGTGTCCCGCGCGCTGGACGACCTGGTGGCGCTGGGCGTCGTGCGCACCGCCGGGTCGCGCGTCCGCTTCCGCCACCCGCTCGTCCGGGCCGCCGCATACCGGTCGGCGGGACCGGCGTGGCGGATCGGCGGCCACCGCCGCGCGGAGGAGTACCTGCGCGCCCGCGGCGGGCCGCTCCCGTTGCGCGCGCACCACCTCAGCCGGTCCGCGCCCGCCGGTGACGACGATGTCATCAGCACCCTCGTCGAGGCCGCGACCGCGGCGTTGGACACCGCCCCCGCGCACGCGGCCGAGTGGACCCGCACCGCGCTGCGGCTGCTTCCGGACCGCGCGGAGCGGCGGGTGGAGGTGCTGCTGCTGCTCGCCAGGGCGCTCGGGCTCACCGGGCGGCTGGCGGAGAGCCGGGACGTCCTGCACGAGGTGCTGGCGACCCCCGGTCCTCGGCGCGCGGTGGCCGTGCGGTTGCGCGCCGTCGTGGACCGGCTGCTGGGCAGGCTCGACGAGGCTCGGGCGCTGCTGGAGGCCGAGTCGCCGGACGACCCGTTCGAACGCTGCAGGATCGTGGTCGAGCTGGCCGCCACCGCCGTGCTGCGCGGCGACCTGGCCGGGTGCGCGGCGCACGCGCGGACCGCCGTGGGGCTCGGGCTGGAGCTGGGCGACCGCGGCCAGGTCGCCGCGGGCACCACGCTGCTCGGGCTGGCCGCGCTGCACGGCGCCGAGATCACGACCGCGCGCGGACACGCCACCGACGCGCTGCGGCTCGTCGACGGCCTGTCCGACGCCGAGATGCGCGACCACCTCCACGTGCTGCCGCCGCTGGCCTGGCTGGAGCTGCACCTGGAGCGCTACGCCGACAGCGCGCGGCACCTCAACCGCGGCCTGGCCGTCGCGCGCGCCAACGGGCACACGCACGTGCTGCCGTACCTGCTGATCGTCGACTCCGCGCTGCACGCCAGGACCGGCAGGCTCGGGCAGTCGCGGCAGCGGGCCGAGGACGCGCGGGAGACCTCCGCGCTCATCGGCAGCCCCGAGACCGCGGCGATGGCGGACGCCGTGGAGCTGCGTTCCGCGCTGTGGCAACGGGGTCCGGAGGCCGCGGCGGAACTGGCCGGGGTCCGGGCGAAGTCGCTGTGGTGGGCGCAGGAGACCGACGTGTTCGTGGCCACCGTGCACCTGTTCGCCGACCGGCCCGGCGACGCCGCCGAGCACATCGCGCCGCACGTCGGCGACGACCCCAAGGACGTCGTCGGGCTGCACGCCGTGCGCTGGTGCGGCTCGCTCGCCGTGGCGAAGGCTCGCCTGGGCGCGCCGGAGGAGGCGCTCGACCTTGCCGAGCACGCGCAGGTGCTGGCCGACGCCGCGGATCTCCCGTTCCAGCGCGGTTCCGCCCACCTGACCCGGTCGCGCGTGCTGGCCGAGTGCGGTCGGCACGCGGCGGCCGTCGACGCGGCCGACGCGGCCGTGCGCCGGTTCACCGAGGCACGCGCCCCGCTGTACCGCGCGATGGCCCACGAGGCCGCCGCTGTCTCCCTGTCCGCGGCCGGTGACCCGCAACGCGCCCACACCGAGTTCGGCCTGGCCAGGAACGGGTACGCGGCCTGCGACGCGGGGTGGCTGCTCACGCGGGTCCGCGACAGCGAGAGCAGGCTCGGCGCCCTACCCCCGCTGTCCGGTCGTCCGGACGCAGTCAGGACCGTGGACGCGTTGTCCGCGCGGGAATGGGAGGTCGCGCGACTGGTCGCGGACGGGTTGACCAACCGGGAGATCGCCGCACGGCTGTTCCTGAGCGCGAAGACCGTCGAGACGCACCTCGCGCGGATGTTCACCAAGCTGGGCGTGAAGTCGCGGGTCGGTGTGGCGCGAAGGCTTTCGGGATCGGCGTAG